From Terriglobales bacterium:
CGGAGGGCATGGGCGGCGGCCTGGCGCTGGGTGCGCACCGGCACCACGGCGTAGCGGACAAAGCAGCGGCCCGATTGGAGACGGGGACGCAGCTCGCTGGCGGCCGAGAACAGACCGTGCAGGGTGCGCGCCAGATCGTCGGTCTCCTGGATGTCGAAGACGGCGATCATGCGGCGCTGCCCGGTCAGGGGCGACTCGTTCTCCGCGATCACCTCCTCCGCCAGGGCGAAGATGCCGGGCAGAGGCGGGACCAGGGCCAGGCTCAGGCTGGACTGGCAGCGAGCCCATCGCGACCATTCCAGGTGACCGACCTCGGGGGCCGACAGCTTGCTTTCGGTCACGTCGAGTGCGGTGGGTTCGAACGCCATCCGATCCTCCTTTCCAAGCGCGGCAGGCGCGCTCGGAACCTTGGGCTGAAGCCCAAGGCTGCCTCCCTGCTGGAGACGCCCTGACCGGCGTCTCGACCGAAGAGCCAGGCGAGACGCCAGCGGTACGACAAGGGAAAGAAGCCCTGTGCCCGGGTGCACTGAATGATGTGCACAGGCCACGAGAGCCTCGGTTGTGTTGTCAAAACCGTCCCCGGTAGGCAACGGCTATCGGGGATATTGAGGGTCACCGCAGGGCCCGCCGGCGTCACCTCTGGCGCCGGTTCACCGCTCGCCGAGGCCCGGTTCGCCTCGACGCCCATCTTGGCTGGGTCTGCAAGGTACGCCCATATAGGGGGCCTGTCAAGTACCTACCCCAATATATTGTATTTTACACCTTAATCGGCTGGATTCCCTGGCTGGACGGGCCTTTGCAAGGGCCGGGCTGGGGACATGGCCGGGCTGGCGGCGGACATTTCCACATGGACATCCTTCCCTGGATGGCTGGATGACATCGCGACTGGAGAAAGTGAATCGACTGTAAGTTGCAATGCGGGGCGGGTCAATCACCTATTAATAGTGCAGGGTTGTGGATTGTGAGGAAAAGAAGTACGCGAAACTAGTAGCCAGCAGAAAGAGAGGCTTGCGCGAGCGAGGGCACCCGCACATTCCTTCTCATCATTGTTTTCTGGGCAAGCGAATCAGAGCATGCTGCCGGCGGCGAAGCAGGTGGGCGCCAGGCCATCGGGGCTGTAGCTGATGACGGCGGAGGCGTCGGAGCAGAAGGCGCGCTGGCCGCTCGATCCGATGGCCGACGGTGTTGCGCTAAGTTGGTAGGCCAGGTGCGGCAATGCTCCGCCGCCACCCAGCGGGCCGCCACCCCCGCCGCCGCCCGCGCAGTTCAACTGCAGGCTGTATCCGCTCTTCTGCCCGGTGGCGAGCTGGGCATCGATGAGATCAGCGTGCGTGGGATCTGCCGGGACCCCAAAACCACTGGGCCCGAGATCGACGAGAGCACAGCCGTATCCGGTTGCCGGGTAAGTGAGCTGGTAGGAAATCTGGGCGGTATTGATGGTGCGGAGCGAGCCGACGGCCGAGCTCTCATTGGCCGCCATCCGCGACCGCAGCAGGTTGGGGATGGCGATGGCCGCGATGATCAGTATGATCGCGACCACAATCAGCAACTCGATCAGGGAGAAACCACGTTCGCGCTGCACCGTTCGTCCTCCATCCCCAGGAGATCGGACAGCCTGATCGTAGGCCGAAGGTACAGCCCGGCAGAAGATCACGGGCGTTCACGTGACTTACCAAAGTCGCTGGCACTTCCGGGATCATCAAGGGTGGCAACTGCTCCGGCGACGGAGCAGCTCCGGCGCAACCAACCCGGCCGAGGCTAGTGCGGCTGGGCAAGAAAGGACTGGTTCCAAAAATCGGCCGTGTCGGGGAATTCCACCGCCACGGTCGCCTCTTGCCCGGCCCGGGCCAATCCCCGATACACGACCCGTGCCCGGGCGCCCTTGCCGCGCGCGGGATCGAGCACGTAGACCTGACTTCCGAGCTTGAGCGGGACTGGGCAGGTGAAGCTGCACCCATGCTTGCTGAGAAGCACCGTCTGCGCAGGGTCATCTTCAATGTCCCTGCCGGGAGGCTGCCAACGGACAACCAGGGGAACCTGCTTAGCGATCCTGTTGCTTCGCCGAATGAATGACTTTGATTCCATTATTGTTCTCGCTGCCGACACGGAGCGAACTCGGTCATCAGAGTACCCTTCCCGGCCCGCTCGCGAAACATGCCCAATGGCCATCTGCGGACCTGACCCAAGGTAATGCGAACAGGACGACGCAACGACCTTTCCGTCAGGCCTGCTCGATGCCCAGGTGGTCTTCCATCTGCTCCAGAGTGAAGCCCTTGGTCTCGGGATAGACGACCAGAACCACCAGGAACTGAATCACCATCATGACGCCGAAGAGCAGGAAGGGGTATCCGCCGGAACGGGCGGCGAAGATGGGAAACAGCTGGCCGATGATGGCGTTCATCACCCAGTGCGTGCCGCTGCCCAGGCTCTGTCCCCTGGCGCGCACCAGGTTGGGGAAGACCTCGCTGATGAAGACCCAGATCACGGCGCCCTGGGAGAAGGCGAAGAAAGCGACATACACGATCAGCAGAGTGAGCAGCGCCTGCTGGTGCTGGCGGGTGAAGAAGATGGCGGAGACCCCGAGCAGGCAGGCGGCCATGCCGACGGCGCCGATCAAGAGCAGGGTCTTGCGCCCAACGCGGTCGATGACCGCCATGGCCATCAGGGTGAAGACCAGGTTGGTCAAGCCGATGGCGACCGCCTGCAGGTTCGCCGAGAGCTTGCTGTAGCCGCCCATGGCGAAGATGTCGTTGGCGTAATAGAGGATGGCGTTGATGCCGGCGAACTGGTTGAAGAAGGCGACGCTCACGGCCAGGAAGATGGGAAAGCGGTACTTCGACGAGAAGAGCGGCTCCGAGCGTCCGGAGCGAGTGAGGTGGACGGAGCGAACGATCTCCTGCAGGGCGGCCTCACCGTCGCTGTTACCGAGGAGGTCGAGGACCTGAGCGGCCTCGGCGGTGCGGCCCCGGGTCACCAGCCAGCGCGGGCTCTCGGGGATACCGAAGAGCAGGATGAAGAAGACGAGGGCGGGGACCGCGGCGACGCCGAACTCCCATCGCCATTCCCGGATGCCGAGGCCGACCCGGCTGATCAGGTAATTCGATAAGTAAGCCACCAGGATGCCGACCACGATGTTGATCTGAAAGACGCCCACCAGGCGTCCGCGCGCGCGGGCGGGGGCAAGCTCGGCCAGATAAACGGGCGCGACCACCGAGGAGGCGCCGATCCCCAGGCCTCCGATGAAGCGAAAGCCGATGACGGCGGACCAACTCCAGGCCAGGGCACAGCCCAGCGCCGAGACCATATAGAAGAGGGCGGTCAGGCTCATGCTGCGGCGGCCGCCGAAGCGCTGGGCGATGACGCCGGCGCAGAGCGCGCCGATCACCGTCCCCCACAGCGCCGCCGAGACGGTGAACCCCAGTTGGGCGGGGGAGAGTTGGTACACCGCGCGCAGGGCGCCGGTGGTCCCGGAGATGACGGCGGTGTCGAAACCGAAGAGCAATCCGGCCAGAGCTCCCACCAGGATGCTGCGCATCAGGTAGGGGTTCGAGGTCAGGGAGATGGAGCCGGCAGGTGGATGGGCGGAAGCGGACATGAGGAGCGGCCATTCAACCGGGTCTCAGAAGAAATTGCAACCTGGGCGCCCGCGACCGAGGAGTAGACTACTGCGCGCCATGAAACGTCCTCTGCTCATCTGCCTGTTCCCTGCCCTGTTCGTGATGATGCTTTACGCGCAGTCTCCCAGCGCACCTGCCGATCCCTATAAGCCGACGATGGACCGGCTGCAGTCCATCAGCGAGGTCCCGATCACGGACTGGCGCAGACACGATGCCGGCCTGGCGCACGGCGAAGATCCCGGGATCAGTACCGCGGACTGGCAACCGGTGAAGGTGCGGGAAGACTGGAACGGCAGCCGCTGGCTGCGCACCACGATCGCGGTCCCAGAAAAGCTGAACGGCTACGAGCTGCGCGGAGCGGAGGTGCAGCTCGACGCCTGGCTGACCAGCGACAAGGCCATCCAGGTGAGCATCTTCGCGAATGGCTCCCTGATCAGCCGCACGGACGAGGACACGCAGTTGCCGGTGACCTTGAGCAGCGCGGCCCAGCCGGGGCAGAAGTTCGCCATCGCGGTGCGGGTGGTCGGCGCCCCGGTGAAGGCCAGCCTGTACCGGGCGCGGCTGCTGGTCCACGCAGCCAAAGGGCGGCCCGATCCCGCGACCCTGCGGATGGAAGTGCTGGCGGCGCAACCGCTGGTGGCGGCGTACGAGAGCGGCAAGACGGAGCGGCAGGCGGTGCTCGACTCTGCGGTGAAGGCGATCGAGCTGGCGGCCCTGGAGCGCGGAGATCAGCAGGCCTTCGACGCGTCGCTGCGCGCGGCGCAGGCGAAGCTGGGCGAACTCCGACGGTTCGAGCAGCAGTTCACCATCCAGGTGACGGGCAACTCGCATATCGACATGGCCTGGCTGTGGCCCTGGACGGAGACGGTCGAGGTCGTGCGCAACACCTTCGAGAGCGCGCTGCAACTGATGCGCGAGTATCCCGACCTGACCTTCACCATGTCGTCGGCGCGGGCCTACGCGTGGATGGAAGAGAAGTATCCGGAGATGTTCCAGGAGATCCAGCAGCGGGTGAAGGAAGGGCGGTGGGAGATCGTCGGGGGGATGTGGGTGGAGCCCGACCTGAACATGCCGGACGGCGAGTCGCTGGTGCGGCAACTGCTGATCGGCAAGCGCTATTTCCGGCAGAAGTTCGGGGTGGACGTGCGCATCGGCTGGAACCCGGACTCGTTCGGCTACAACTGGCAGCTGCCGCAGATCTACAAGCGCTCGGGGCTGGATTACTTCGTCACCCAGAAACTCTACTGGAACGACACCAACAAGTTCCCGCACAAGCTGTTCTGGTGGGAGTCGCCGGACGGCAGCCGGATCCTGACCTACATCCCGCACGACTACGCCAACCAGGTCGACGGCGCCAAGATGGCGGCGGACCTGGCGGCGTTCGCGCCCGCGATGTGGAAGAAGGATGCCGGGGTGCAACAGGCTTCGCCCGGCGAGTTGGAGATGATGTACCTGTTCGGGGTCGGGGACCATGGCGGCGGACCCACCCGCAAGGACTTGGACACGGCGCAGGCGCTGCGCGATCCCAACCTCGTCTATCCGCCGCTGAAGTTCGGCACGGCGACGGCGTTCCTGCAGAACCTTGAGAAACACCGCGAGGAGCTCAACATCCCGGTCTGGAAGGACGAGCTGTACTTCGAATATCACCGCGGGGTGCAAACGACGCAGGCGGAGACCAAGCGGGGCAACCGCAAGAGCGAAGTGCTGATGCTCAACGCCGAGAAGCTGGCGTCGGCGGCGTCGCTGTTCGGCGTCCCCTACCCGCAGGAGAGCCTGAACACCGCGTGGCGTGAGGTGCTGTTCAACCAGTTCCACGACATCCTGCCGGGGTCGGGCATCGCGGTGAACTACGTGGACGCGGCGAAGCGCTACGCCAACGTGCGCCACATCGCCGAAGAAACCATCGAGCAGTCGCTGAGGAGGTTGGGCGCCGAGGTCAACACCCCGGCGACTGCGGTGCTGGTGTTCAACCCGCTGTCGTGGACGCGGACAGACGTGGTGGAATTCGAGGTCCAGTTCCCCGGCAAGACGACGGCCGTCCAAGCCACCGGGCCCAACGGAAAAGCGATGCCGGTGGAGGTGCTGGCCAACGACCGGCGCACCAACCGCCTGCGCTTGCGCCTGCTGGCAAAGGATGTCCCGGCGCTGGGCTACGCGCTGGTAAAGCTGACGCCGGCGACGGCCGCGCCCAGCCGGGTCTCAACGCTGAAGGCGACGGCAACTTCGCTGGAGAACGAGTACGTGCGGCTCACCGTCGATGCAGCCAGCGGGTGCATCACCAGCGTGGTGGACAAGCGCAGCAACACGGAAGCGCTGGCGCCGGCCGAGCCGGGCGACGGCGCTCCCGCCGCCGCTCCGGGGAACAAGCCGTGCGGCAACCTGCTCCAGGTCTTCACCGACAAACCGAAGCACTGGGACGCGTGGAACATCGACGCGGATTTCATCAAGGAACACGCCGACCTGACGCAGGCGGACGAAGTCAAGCTGGTCGAGCAGACGTTCCTGAAAGCGGTGCTGCGGGTGAAGAAACACTTCGGGAATTCGGCGTTCGTGCAGGACATCACGATGTACGCAGGTGTGCCGCGCGTAGACGTGGCGATGCAGGCGGATTGGCACGAGAAGCACAAGCTGCTGAAGGTGGCGTTCCCGCTCAGCGCGCGCAGCGAGAAAGCGACGTTCGAGATCCCCTATGGCTCCATCCAGCGGCCGACCACGCGGCGCGACTCCCGGGAGCAGGCGCAGTTCGAGGTCCCCGCGTTGCGCTGGGCCGATCTTTCGGACGGCACGCACGGTTTCAGCCTGCTGAACGATTGCAAATACGGCTACGACGCCAAGGACAACGTGCTGCGGCTGTCGCTGCTGCGGGCGCCGGAGTGGCCCGATCCGCACGCCGACCAGGGCCGGCACCAGTTCACCTACTCGCTCTACCCGCACGGCGGCGACTGGCGCGCGGCCATGACCATCCGCCGCGGCTATGAGCTGAACGCTCCGCTGCTGACGGTGACGCTAGCGCCGCATCAGGGGCCGCTGCCGGAGCAGCAGTCTCTGTTCGCCGCCGATGCGGACAACGTGATCGTCACCGCCGTCAAGAAGGACGAGGATGACGCAGCCCTGACGCTGCGCCTTTACGAGTGGGCCGGGCGCAAGGCTTCGGTGCAGCTCAAGCTGCCGGCGGGGTTCCGGGTCGCGGCGGAAACCAACCTGATGGAGGCGGTCGAGCGGCCGGTGGCCGCAGGCGCGGCGGTGACCGTCGGGCCGTTTGAGATCAAGACCCTCCGGCTGGAGCGGGGGCAGTAAGTCGGCCGAAATTGAGAGAGGTGGGTCGCAGGCGAGGGCACCCGCGCCACGCAATCCTTCCTATTCCTTCCAGCGCCCGAGCAGCCTGCGCAGCAGGACCAACTGGCCGAGGTGGTAGGCATTGTGGTCCATCAGCAGCAGGGCCTCACGGAGGAGTGTCTGTCCCCTACCGTGAGGGATGGGAGCGAAGAGATCCGCTTTGCCGGTGACCAGCTTCTGCATGGCCCTCATATCGGCGCGGAACTGGCGGATGCTCTTGTTCCACGCGGCCGCACTGGGTGGGGCCGCGGTCTTGGGCCAGTAGCCCACGGGCCACTTGGGCGAGACGTGCCGGGGGTCGCGGGAGAATTCGAGGATGTCCCATTGCGCGATGCGCATGTGCTCCAGCAGTTGCCAGGCGGTGTAAGGCGCGCCGGCGGGTTTCTTGCCGCGCAAGGATGGCGGCAATCCGGCGATGGCGGCGTCGAAGTCGGCGTGGGCGTGGGACTCGGAGAGGAATCGGGCGAGCTGGCGGCGGAGGGCTTTGGTGTTCATGGTCACATTTTAAGCGTCGCAGATGTGCGGCCGAGGGCGGCCTGATGCAAGTGCGTGACGAACAGCGGCCGGCGGGAGCGCACACCCGGTCCCGTCCTTGCCAAAATCGCCCGCAGAGCTATAGGGTTATGGCCGGGATCGACGGTGGCGCTGGGCAAGCGCCGGAGGGGGCCGACCATGCAACTTAAAACCAGTACACGCAGCCTCGGGCAGGTGATGATCGTGGATTGCAGCGGCCGATTGGTGTTCGGCGAGGAGACCACGTTGCTGCGAGACACAGTCAAAGAACTGCTGGTCGGGTCCAAGCAGGTCGTCCTGAACCTTGCCCACGTGACCTACATCGACAGCTCAGGAGTGGGCACGCTGGTGGGACTGTACGCTTCGGCCAAGGCGGCGGGCGCCGCCGTCAAGCTGGCGGCGCTCAGCGCCCGGGTGAGGGACGTACTGGTGATCACCAAGCTGGGCACCATCTTCGAGGTCCACGGGTCGGCGGAAGAGGCGGCGGGCTCGTTCAGCGGCGGGGCGGGATAGCAGGAGGCAGGAAGCAGGCAGCAGCAGGCAGGGCGCGCGCGGCGCGCCTGTTCTGTTTCCGGCGACCTCCCCTTTTCCGGGGCAGGCCGGTGAAATCGGCTTAAATCCAGTGATCTTCGGTAAATCAAGGCAAATCACCCTCAAATCCCGAAAAATTCCTGTTTACGCTGCACCGGATTTGAGGCATAGTCTGGGGTAACGTGGTGTCCCAGGGCCAGCCTGCACGCTCGCGAAGAACGCGCGACCCTCGATGCACGGCAGGAAGCGCCGTGCTGCGGAAAACGTGAAGCCAAGAGGCGGAGATGAAGAACATCAACGATGTGATCCGGGCCAAGGAGCAGCAGGTGCAGCAACTCCAGCGGGAGCTGGAGGTGCTGCGCTCGGCGGCGAGACTGCTGGCCGACGACACTGACGCCGCGCCGGCGCCGCGGCCGGCGAGCGCGAGCAACGTGGCGACGCCGATGGTGATGCGTCCGGCCCAGCCGGCGGCCCCGGTGGCGGCACCCGCCAAGGAGAGCGGCGCCTACGTCGCGCCTTCGGCCTGGGACGCCAGCAAGCCGCAGTTCCCGTAACCCCGGAGGCAGGGATGGCAGTGGAGCTGCCGCCGGCCGACCTGATGACCGACCGGCGGAAACACGAGCGCCGGCTGGCGGTGAAAGAACTGATCGGGCTGCAACTGGGGGCCACCAATCGCGCCATCGTCGTCGATCTGAGCGAAGGCGGGATGCGGGTGCAGGCGGCGGAGCCCGTGCAATTGCTGCCCTCGTCGCTGGTCCGCTTCCAGATCCCGGGCTGCGCGGAACCGGTAGCGGCCAGTTGCGAATTGGCGTGGGCCGATCATTTCGGCAAGGCGGGACTACGCTTCACCGGGTTCTCCGGCAATTCCCTTCTTGATCTGCGGCGCTGGCTGAAGCAGACGACCGCCCCGGTGCTGGTGGAAAAACGCGAAGCGGTCCGTCCGCCGCGGACGCTCCCCTTGCCGATCCCGAAGCCGCAGGTGGTGACGGGCACCGGGCCGAGGGTTGCGGTTTCTGCTCCGGTCCGCGCTTCGCCGGGCGAGACGCCCGGCGCTACACAATCTCCGAAAGTGGAAACGTTCGAGGCGCGACTGCAGGCCGCGGCCCAGCACCTGATGACCCTGACGTCGGCGGAAGGGGCGGTGGTGGCGCTGCGCA
This genomic window contains:
- a CDS encoding STAS domain-containing protein — its product is MQLKTSTRSLGQVMIVDCSGRLVFGEETTLLRDTVKELLVGSKQVVLNLAHVTYIDSSGVGTLVGLYASAKAAGAAVKLAALSARVRDVLVITKLGTIFEVHGSAEEAAGSFSGGAG
- a CDS encoding DinB family protein, with amino-acid sequence MNTKALRRQLARFLSESHAHADFDAAIAGLPPSLRGKKPAGAPYTAWQLLEHMRIAQWDILEFSRDPRHVSPKWPVGYWPKTAAPPSAAAWNKSIRQFRADMRAMQKLVTGKADLFAPIPHGRGQTLLREALLLMDHNAYHLGQLVLLRRLLGRWKE
- a CDS encoding prepilin-type N-terminal cleavage/methylation domain-containing protein, encoding MQRERGFSLIELLIVVAIILIIAAIAIPNLLRSRMAANESSAVGSLRTINTAQISYQLTYPATGYGCALVDLGPSGFGVPADPTHADLIDAQLATGQKSGYSLQLNCAGGGGGGGPLGGGGALPHLAYQLSATPSAIGSSGQRAFCSDASAVISYSPDGLAPTCFAAGSML
- a CDS encoding sugar porter family MFS transporter → MSASAHPPAGSISLTSNPYLMRSILVGALAGLLFGFDTAVISGTTGALRAVYQLSPAQLGFTVSAALWGTVIGALCAGVIAQRFGGRRSMSLTALFYMVSALGCALAWSWSAVIGFRFIGGLGIGASSVVAPVYLAELAPARARGRLVGVFQINIVVGILVAYLSNYLISRVGLGIREWRWEFGVAAVPALVFFILLFGIPESPRWLVTRGRTAEAAQVLDLLGNSDGEAALQEIVRSVHLTRSGRSEPLFSSKYRFPIFLAVSVAFFNQFAGINAILYYANDIFAMGGYSKLSANLQAVAIGLTNLVFTLMAMAVIDRVGRKTLLLIGAVGMAACLLGVSAIFFTRQHQQALLTLLIVYVAFFAFSQGAVIWVFISEVFPNLVRARGQSLGSGTHWVMNAIIGQLFPIFAARSGGYPFLLFGVMMVIQFLVVLVVYPETKGFTLEQMEDHLGIEQA
- a CDS encoding alpha-mannosidase, which codes for MKRPLLICLFPALFVMMLYAQSPSAPADPYKPTMDRLQSISEVPITDWRRHDAGLAHGEDPGISTADWQPVKVREDWNGSRWLRTTIAVPEKLNGYELRGAEVQLDAWLTSDKAIQVSIFANGSLISRTDEDTQLPVTLSSAAQPGQKFAIAVRVVGAPVKASLYRARLLVHAAKGRPDPATLRMEVLAAQPLVAAYESGKTERQAVLDSAVKAIELAALERGDQQAFDASLRAAQAKLGELRRFEQQFTIQVTGNSHIDMAWLWPWTETVEVVRNTFESALQLMREYPDLTFTMSSARAYAWMEEKYPEMFQEIQQRVKEGRWEIVGGMWVEPDLNMPDGESLVRQLLIGKRYFRQKFGVDVRIGWNPDSFGYNWQLPQIYKRSGLDYFVTQKLYWNDTNKFPHKLFWWESPDGSRILTYIPHDYANQVDGAKMAADLAAFAPAMWKKDAGVQQASPGELEMMYLFGVGDHGGGPTRKDLDTAQALRDPNLVYPPLKFGTATAFLQNLEKHREELNIPVWKDELYFEYHRGVQTTQAETKRGNRKSEVLMLNAEKLASAASLFGVPYPQESLNTAWREVLFNQFHDILPGSGIAVNYVDAAKRYANVRHIAEETIEQSLRRLGAEVNTPATAVLVFNPLSWTRTDVVEFEVQFPGKTTAVQATGPNGKAMPVEVLANDRRTNRLRLRLLAKDVPALGYALVKLTPATAAPSRVSTLKATATSLENEYVRLTVDAASGCITSVVDKRSNTEALAPAEPGDGAPAAAPGNKPCGNLLQVFTDKPKHWDAWNIDADFIKEHADLTQADEVKLVEQTFLKAVLRVKKHFGNSAFVQDITMYAGVPRVDVAMQADWHEKHKLLKVAFPLSARSEKATFEIPYGSIQRPTTRRDSREQAQFEVPALRWADLSDGTHGFSLLNDCKYGYDAKDNVLRLSLLRAPEWPDPHADQGRHQFTYSLYPHGGDWRAAMTIRRGYELNAPLLTVTLAPHQGPLPEQQSLFAADADNVIVTAVKKDEDDAALTLRLYEWAGRKASVQLKLPAGFRVAAETNLMEAVERPVAAGAAVTVGPFEIKTLRLERGQ